One Fontisphaera persica DNA window includes the following coding sequences:
- a CDS encoding glycosyltransferase family 4 protein: MQITPGAGGMYCGNCFRDNALVAEWRRQGHQALMVPLYLPLKLDEEDQSAGTPVFFGGLNVFLEQQFPWLQNMPRGLRRLLASPALLRWAAGRAAKTRASEVGDMTVSMLQGEEGRQRCELEDLVGWLKERGQLDMICLSNALLLGLAPRLKRELQTRLACQLTGEDSFLDGLPEPHRSAAWRLVQTQARVVDVFISPSRWFAQVMAERLQLPPERIQVVPLGLNLEGYPPAPAAQFSPPVIGFFARMCREKGLPVLVDAFVQLRQRGKAPPARLKIGGGCGPSDEPVVEEQKRKLAQAGLLGEVAFHANVSREEKIAFFKGLTLFSVPVQYNQSFGMFLLEAMAAGVPVVQPATAAFPEIVEATGGGVIAAPRAEALAEAMESLLLDRVRWEQLARAAHRAVHTQYAMPRVARMFLEVVGQVRAA, encoded by the coding sequence GTGCAGATTACCCCCGGCGCCGGTGGGATGTATTGCGGCAACTGCTTCCGGGACAACGCGCTGGTGGCGGAATGGCGGCGGCAGGGGCATCAGGCGTTGATGGTGCCGTTGTACCTGCCCTTGAAACTGGACGAGGAGGACCAGAGCGCCGGAACGCCAGTTTTCTTCGGCGGCCTCAACGTCTTTCTGGAGCAGCAATTTCCCTGGCTGCAAAACATGCCGCGCGGCTTGCGCCGGTTGCTGGCCTCACCGGCGCTGTTGCGCTGGGCGGCAGGGCGCGCGGCGAAAACTCGCGCCAGCGAAGTGGGCGACATGACCGTTTCCATGCTGCAAGGCGAGGAGGGCCGCCAGCGGTGTGAGTTGGAGGACTTGGTGGGATGGTTGAAGGAGCGCGGGCAACTCGACATGATATGTCTTTCCAATGCTCTGCTGTTGGGCCTGGCGCCGCGCTTGAAACGGGAATTGCAGACCCGCCTGGCCTGCCAGTTAACCGGTGAAGACAGTTTTTTGGATGGGTTGCCGGAGCCGCATCGCAGCGCCGCCTGGCGCCTGGTGCAGACCCAGGCGCGGGTGGTGGATGTGTTCATTTCTCCTTCGCGTTGGTTTGCCCAGGTGATGGCCGAGCGGCTGCAACTGCCGCCGGAGCGGATTCAGGTGGTGCCCCTGGGGCTGAACCTGGAAGGTTATCCGCCCGCGCCGGCCGCGCAGTTTTCGCCGCCGGTAATTGGCTTTTTTGCCCGGATGTGCCGGGAGAAAGGGCTGCCGGTATTGGTGGATGCCTTTGTCCAGTTGCGCCAACGTGGCAAGGCGCCTCCGGCGCGGCTGAAAATTGGAGGCGGTTGCGGCCCTTCGGACGAGCCGGTGGTGGAAGAACAAAAGCGCAAGCTGGCGCAGGCCGGTCTTTTGGGCGAGGTGGCGTTTCATGCTAATGTAAGCCGGGAGGAAAAGATTGCGTTTTTCAAGGGATTGACCTTGTTCAGTGTGCCTGTGCAGTACAATCAATCCTTTGGCATGTTTTTATTGGAGGCCATGGCGGCAGGGGTGCCGGTGGTGCAGCCGGCCACCGCCGCTTTTCCGGAAATTGTGGAAGCCACAGGCGGAGGGGTGATTGCAGCCCCCCGGGCGGAAGCCCTGGCCGAGGCGATGGAAAGCTTGTTGCTGGACCGCGTTCGGTGGGAGCAACTGGCCCGTGCGGCGCACCGGGCCGTGCATACCCAGTATGCCATGCCGCGGGTGGCCCGGATGTTTTTAGAGGTGGTCGGGCAGGTTCGAGCCGCGTAA
- the ispD gene encoding 2-C-methyl-D-erythritol 4-phosphate cytidylyltransferase, translating into MNAAIIVAAGSGTRMGPGVDKLFLPLAGQPVVLHAWRQFDASPWVQQIIVVVRDGQQARFQALAAEASLGKPFQVVAGGAERQDSVANGLAALHPEVELVAIHDGARPCVTLELIEATFKAAAVHGAAVAAQKVTDTLKEADAKGFIRRTVDRTHLWAVQTPQTFRVEVIRRALGAARQRGLNLTDDTAACELIGQPVVLVPSPMPNPKMTYPADLLYAERLLR; encoded by the coding sequence ATGAATGCCGCCATCATTGTGGCTGCCGGTTCAGGCACGCGCATGGGGCCAGGGGTGGACAAGCTGTTTCTACCGCTGGCCGGCCAGCCCGTGGTGCTGCATGCCTGGCGCCAGTTTGACGCCTCCCCGTGGGTGCAGCAAATCATTGTGGTGGTGCGCGACGGGCAGCAGGCGCGGTTTCAAGCTCTCGCCGCCGAAGCTTCACTGGGCAAGCCCTTCCAAGTGGTTGCCGGCGGGGCGGAGCGACAGGATTCAGTCGCCAACGGCCTGGCCGCGCTGCATCCGGAGGTGGAACTGGTAGCCATTCACGATGGGGCGCGGCCGTGTGTCACCCTGGAATTAATTGAAGCCACTTTCAAAGCCGCCGCCGTGCATGGGGCGGCGGTGGCCGCGCAGAAGGTTACCGATACCCTCAAGGAGGCCGATGCGAAGGGGTTCATCCGGCGCACGGTGGATCGCACGCATCTCTGGGCGGTGCAGACGCCGCAAACCTTCCGGGTGGAGGTGATTCGGCGGGCTTTGGGCGCCGCGCGGCAACGGGGATTGAATTTGACCGACGACACGGCGGCGTGTGAGCTGATTGGGCAGCCGGTGGTGCTGGTGCCCAGTCCCATGCCCAATCCCAAAATGACCTATCCGGCTGACTTGCTTTACGCCGAGCGTTTACTGCGCTAA
- a CDS encoding pyridoxamine 5'-phosphate oxidase family protein, with amino-acid sequence MDWTTPSLAALLAGIWERLETGAERRDDSWHLAALATVDAGRPAVRTVVLRAADAQRRALVFYSDARANKIQQLQERPRVEWLFYDPAERIQLRARAVAVVHHQNAVAEEIWRARPDLNYLRYLSPLPPGTSLPAFLPPQVEVESEHEMAFRNFAVVITTVERFDWLALFPDDTHKRAEFTWNGQDYDSRWMVP; translated from the coding sequence ATGGATTGGACAACGCCAAGTCTGGCCGCCCTGCTGGCGGGTATCTGGGAACGACTGGAAACCGGCGCCGAGCGCCGGGATGACTCGTGGCATCTGGCGGCGCTGGCCACGGTGGACGCCGGTCGTCCGGCGGTGCGCACGGTGGTTTTGCGGGCGGCCGATGCGCAGCGGCGCGCCTTGGTGTTTTACTCCGATGCGCGGGCCAACAAAATCCAGCAGCTCCAGGAGCGTCCCCGGGTGGAATGGTTGTTTTACGATCCGGCGGAGCGCATCCAACTGCGGGCGCGGGCGGTTGCCGTGGTGCATCATCAGAACGCGGTGGCGGAGGAAATTTGGCGGGCGCGGCCGGACTTGAATTATCTGCGTTATCTTTCCCCCCTGCCGCCGGGCACGAGTTTGCCGGCGTTTTTGCCGCCGCAGGTGGAGGTGGAATCGGAGCACGAGATGGCCTTCCGGAATTTTGCGGTGGTCATCACCACGGTGGAGCGGTTTGACTGGCTGGCGTTGTTTCCGGATGACACGCACAAGCGGGCGGAGTTCACCTGGAACGGGCAGGATTATGATTCGCGCTGGATGGTGCCCTAG
- a CDS encoding CHASE domain-containing protein, whose product MPVMRPETAKLRSFKPWILFGIAFLALLFLSLVLGGLLVQRTDRYFRLNIQEAAEMAAQTLPLDDIRSLMGGAKDLDNPVYARLKAQFQMFQKAQPGCRFVYLLGRRPDGQLFIFLDGEPPDSPDYSPPGQAYTEAAPGYHEVFKRWTPQVIGPVTDRWGTWVTALIPVNAGRMDGVPVVLGVDYDARAWQWNIMREAVMPVLFFTLLTAGFFLGSALLFNHRRTMGVRAPTWLDYLEAGIVLGCGLLLTGLSAWLAHQAEYRNRHQVLQHWSAMRMVTLAKALDNVVHLELEGLGRFFEGSESVTWQEFQQYANYLTHNRAVQAWGWMPAISPWRKLPFEQAMRGEGLADFEIWEKDSLGNRVPAAGRDVFYPVTFLAPLEGNQAALGFDGGSHPGRRRALEAAARSGLTTATEPLQLVHEKAGQMGMIFYRPVFSDSPSGQLSGYAFAALRLEDFLRQVITDRLVPLEWSVLGTTNAAPLITISSMKGEKEPGCLAYGGVVLAGGQVFQVLACGGKAFEALYPKRAGLFTGLAGLFLSSALGVLVGFVRRYEARLEFEVAERTEELRASEETFRKLFEDSSDAILLTKDGRFVDCNKAAIRLFRAHDKSQIVGKTPVDFSPERQPDGRLSAEAAQQFLERGEEEGCRFEWETRCLDGESLTVEVTLVKIELKGERHLYNTVRDITARKKAEAERDRLQAQLLQAQKMESVGRLAGGVAHDFNNMLHVILNYTEMSKEDLPPHHPVQSHLKEIYDAARRSAELTRKLLGFSRQQTIMPKLLNLNEALESTQKMLQRSLGEEIRLEWIPGANLWPVKIDPLQLDQILTNLCVNARDAIVGTGKVTIETRNVTVDEATASQMEDCLPGDYVMLAVSDTGCGMTPEVLQRIFEPFFTTKPVGQGTGLGLAMVYGVMQQNHGFIQVESHVGKGSCFRLYFPRHEEAPVAAPMAPAIQTKKRLEMGHETVLLVEDEAAVWRVVKTKLERLGYRVLVAHGPEDALKLGRQARTGIDLLLTDVVMPGMNGHELYQQMLQYHPRLKCLYMSGYTANIIAERGVVEDGIYFLPKPFNLYTLSVKMREVLAAPPVAPSPPSPGKM is encoded by the coding sequence ATGCCCGTCATGCGCCCGGAAACGGCCAAGCTACGCAGTTTCAAGCCGTGGATTCTTTTTGGGATAGCCTTTCTTGCGTTGTTGTTTCTCAGCTTGGTGCTTGGTGGGCTGTTGGTCCAGCGCACGGACCGTTACTTTCGGCTGAACATTCAGGAAGCCGCGGAAATGGCGGCGCAAACTTTGCCGTTGGACGACATTCGCTCCCTCATGGGCGGGGCTAAAGATTTGGACAATCCCGTGTACGCCCGGCTCAAGGCGCAGTTTCAGATGTTTCAAAAAGCCCAGCCTGGCTGCCGGTTTGTCTATTTGCTGGGCCGTCGGCCGGATGGGCAATTGTTTATCTTCCTGGATGGTGAGCCGCCAGACTCACCCGATTATTCGCCGCCGGGGCAGGCCTACACTGAAGCTGCCCCGGGCTATCATGAGGTTTTTAAGCGGTGGACACCCCAAGTGATAGGCCCGGTCACCGACCGGTGGGGCACCTGGGTAACGGCGTTGATTCCGGTGAATGCGGGGCGCATGGATGGTGTGCCAGTGGTGCTGGGAGTGGATTACGATGCCCGGGCGTGGCAGTGGAATATTATGCGCGAGGCCGTGATGCCGGTGTTGTTTTTTACTTTGCTTACTGCGGGGTTTTTCCTGGGGAGCGCTCTGTTATTTAACCACCGAAGAACAATGGGCGTGCGCGCGCCGACCTGGCTGGATTATCTCGAGGCAGGCATTGTTTTGGGCTGCGGCCTTCTGCTGACGGGGTTGAGCGCCTGGCTGGCGCATCAGGCCGAGTACCGCAACCGGCATCAAGTTTTGCAGCATTGGTCGGCCATGCGCATGGTCACGCTGGCCAAGGCGCTGGATAATGTGGTGCACTTGGAACTGGAGGGGCTGGGGAGGTTTTTTGAAGGCAGCGAATCGGTAACGTGGCAGGAGTTTCAACAGTATGCCAATTACTTGACTCACAACCGGGCAGTGCAGGCGTGGGGTTGGATGCCGGCCATATCCCCTTGGCGAAAACTTCCCTTTGAGCAGGCAATGCGGGGCGAGGGGTTGGCGGATTTTGAAATATGGGAAAAGGACAGCTTGGGAAATCGTGTTCCTGCCGCAGGGCGCGACGTCTTTTATCCGGTGACTTTCCTTGCTCCCTTGGAAGGCAACCAAGCTGCTTTGGGCTTTGACGGTGGGTCGCATCCGGGGCGGCGCCGCGCATTGGAAGCCGCAGCGCGAAGCGGTCTGACCACGGCCACGGAGCCGCTGCAGTTGGTCCATGAAAAGGCCGGGCAAATGGGCATGATATTTTATCGGCCAGTATTTTCGGACAGTCCTTCGGGCCAATTGTCGGGCTATGCCTTTGCGGCGTTGCGGCTGGAGGATTTTTTGCGGCAGGTCATTACCGATCGGCTGGTGCCGCTGGAGTGGAGTGTGTTGGGGACCACGAATGCCGCACCCCTGATTACGATCAGTTCAATGAAGGGAGAGAAAGAACCGGGGTGTCTGGCTTATGGGGGCGTCGTTTTGGCTGGTGGCCAGGTGTTCCAGGTGCTTGCCTGCGGGGGAAAAGCCTTTGAGGCGTTGTATCCCAAACGAGCGGGCCTTTTTACAGGGTTGGCTGGTTTGTTCCTTAGCAGTGCTCTGGGTGTGCTGGTAGGTTTTGTGCGCCGTTATGAAGCGCGGCTGGAATTTGAAGTAGCCGAGCGCACCGAGGAGTTGCGGGCCAGCGAGGAAACGTTTCGCAAATTGTTCGAGGATTCCTCCGACGCCATTTTGCTCACGAAAGACGGCCGTTTTGTGGACTGCAACAAAGCGGCCATACGGTTGTTTCGCGCGCATGACAAGAGCCAGATCGTGGGCAAAACTCCGGTGGATTTTTCCCCGGAACGACAGCCGGATGGCCGTCTTTCCGCAGAAGCCGCGCAGCAATTTTTGGAACGGGGTGAGGAGGAAGGTTGCCGCTTTGAATGGGAAACGCGCTGCCTTGACGGCGAATCCCTGACCGTGGAGGTCACGCTCGTGAAGATTGAGTTGAAGGGCGAGAGACACCTTTACAATACCGTGCGGGACATCACCGCGCGCAAGAAGGCCGAAGCGGAACGGGACCGGTTGCAGGCGCAATTGCTGCAGGCGCAGAAGATGGAATCGGTGGGCCGGCTGGCCGGTGGGGTGGCCCATGATTTCAACAACATGCTGCACGTCATCTTGAATTACACGGAGATGAGCAAGGAGGATTTGCCACCCCACCATCCCGTGCAAAGTCATTTGAAGGAAATTTACGACGCCGCGAGGCGCTCGGCGGAGTTGACGCGCAAGCTGCTGGGGTTTTCCCGTCAGCAAACCATCATGCCCAAGTTGCTCAATTTGAATGAAGCCTTGGAAAGCACCCAAAAGATGCTCCAGCGCAGCCTGGGCGAGGAAATACGATTGGAGTGGATTCCCGGAGCGAATTTATGGCCGGTGAAAATTGACCCGTTACAATTGGATCAAATTCTCACGAATTTGTGCGTGAATGCCCGGGACGCCATCGTGGGGACTGGCAAGGTGACCATCGAGACTCGCAATGTAACGGTGGACGAGGCCACAGCGTCGCAAATGGAGGATTGCCTGCCCGGCGATTATGTGATGCTGGCGGTCAGCGATACCGGCTGCGGCATGACGCCGGAGGTGTTGCAGCGCATTTTCGAGCCGTTTTTCACCACCAAACCGGTGGGCCAGGGCACCGGCCTGGGATTGGCCATGGTCTATGGGGTGATGCAACAAAACCATGGTTTTATTCAGGTGGAAAGCCACGTGGGCAAGGGAAGCTGTTTTCGACTATATTTTCCACGGCATGAGGAGGCCCCAGTGGCTGCGCCAATGGCGCCTGCCATCCAGACCAAGAAAAGGCTCGAAATGGGCCACGAGACGGTGCTCCTGGTCGAGGATGAGGCGGCGGTGTGGCGGGTGGTGAAAACCAAGTTGGAACGCCTGGGATATCGAGTGCTGGTGGCCCACGGTCCGGAGGACGCCTTGAAGCTCGGCCGGCAGGCGCGCACTGGCATTGATTTGCTGCTCACCGATGTGGTCATGCCGGGGATGAATGGGCACGAATTATATCAGCAGATGCTGCAATATCACCCGCGCTTGAAGTGCCTCTACATGTCCGGCTACACGGCCAACATCATCGCCGAGCGAGGCGTGGTGGAAGACGGCATATATTTCCTGCCCAAACCCTTCAACCTTTACACGCTGAGCGTGAAAATGCGGGAGGTTTTGGCTGCGCCACCGGTGGCTCCTTCCCCGCCTTCGCCGGGCAAGATGTAA
- the hisA gene encoding phosphoribosylformimino-5-aminoimidazole carboxamide ribotide isomerase, whose translation MFRPCIDLHEGKVKQIVGGTLQEGGAGLRTNFVSERPASWYAALYRKDDLTGGHVIQLGPGNEAAAREALAAYPGGLQLGGGVNAENARGWLEAGASHVIVTSWVFREGRVDGERLAALVKAVGRERLVLDLSCRKKGDGYFIVTDRWQKWTQEKLGPALLERLSQSCAEFLVHAVDVEGLCRGIDEELVAQLSQWSTLPVTYAGGAKSLADLERVTELSGGRVDLTIGSALDIFGGTGVRYADCVAFNRRWQASKRV comes from the coding sequence ATGTTTCGACCCTGCATAGATTTGCATGAGGGCAAGGTGAAGCAGATTGTCGGGGGCACGCTGCAGGAAGGCGGCGCCGGCCTGCGCACGAATTTTGTTTCGGAGCGCCCCGCCTCGTGGTACGCCGCGCTCTATCGGAAGGATGATTTGACGGGCGGGCATGTCATCCAGTTGGGGCCGGGGAATGAGGCGGCGGCCCGGGAAGCGCTGGCGGCTTATCCGGGCGGCTTGCAACTGGGGGGAGGCGTGAACGCGGAAAACGCCCGGGGCTGGCTCGAGGCCGGCGCTTCGCACGTGATTGTGACGAGCTGGGTTTTCCGTGAAGGCCGGGTGGATGGGGAGCGGCTGGCTGCGCTGGTGAAAGCGGTGGGACGGGAGCGTTTGGTGTTGGATTTAAGCTGCCGCAAGAAAGGGGACGGCTATTTTATTGTGACGGACCGCTGGCAAAAGTGGACGCAGGAGAAATTAGGCCCGGCCTTGTTGGAGCGGTTGTCCCAATCGTGCGCGGAGTTTCTGGTGCATGCGGTGGATGTGGAGGGATTGTGCCGGGGGATAGATGAGGAGCTGGTCGCGCAATTGAGTCAATGGTCAACCCTGCCGGTGACGTATGCGGGCGGGGCGAAATCGTTGGCGGACCTGGAACGGGTGACCGAACTGAGTGGGGGGCGGGTGGACCTAACGATTGGTTCGGCCTTGGATATTTTTGGCGGCACGGGGGTGCGGTATGCCGATTGCGTGGCATTCAACCGCCGATGGCAGGCGAGCAAGAGGGTATGA
- a CDS encoding type II secretion system protein, which produces MRWHNAERGRGFTLVELLLVVAIIAILMALLLPALGSAKERARRVHCISNLRQVSLAFRLFALDHDGKYPWFLRRNEGGTYGPRAAEIWRNVICASNELGTPKILICPSDSEITAVAVDWSANAFGFANPANRGNAMSYFIGLDSFEQLALTLVAGDRHLSGGVPDPCTSVYPNPGVPAIDLGKGDLPIHWGNTIHRERGAIAISDGSVQSPRNAELPPMMATAYRLLTSGDVRTPAGTRPANHIQMPR; this is translated from the coding sequence ATGCGGTGGCACAATGCTGAACGAGGGCGCGGCTTTACCCTGGTGGAGCTGCTGCTGGTGGTGGCCATCATTGCCATATTGATGGCCCTGCTGCTGCCCGCGCTAGGCTCGGCCAAAGAGCGGGCGCGCCGTGTGCATTGCATCAGCAACCTGCGGCAGGTGAGTCTGGCCTTTCGCCTGTTTGCGCTGGATCACGACGGGAAATACCCCTGGTTTTTGCGGCGGAATGAAGGCGGCACCTATGGGCCGCGCGCGGCGGAGATTTGGCGGAATGTCATTTGCGCCTCCAATGAACTGGGCACGCCCAAGATTTTGATTTGTCCCAGCGACAGCGAAATCACGGCGGTGGCGGTGGACTGGTCGGCCAACGCTTTCGGCTTTGCCAATCCGGCCAACCGCGGCAATGCCATGAGTTACTTTATTGGCCTGGATTCCTTTGAACAACTGGCCCTCACCCTCGTGGCCGGGGACCGCCATCTGAGCGGCGGCGTGCCCGACCCGTGCACCAGTGTTTATCCCAACCCGGGTGTGCCGGCGATTGATTTGGGGAAGGGGGATTTGCCCATACATTGGGGGAACACCATTCATCGTGAGCGCGGCGCCATTGCCATTTCGGATGGGAGCGTGCAAAGCCCGCGCAACGCCGAGTTGCCGCCGATGATGGCGACGGCCTATCGCCTGCTTACCTCCGGCGATGTGCGCACACCGGCCGGGACGCGCCCCGCCAATCACATTCAAATGCCGCGCTGA
- a CDS encoding glycosyltransferase has translation MPLALTYALADQHFERTKSVGILNLSRGLLRGLMLHPATGRLTVLANPSLPLPSPLPPTVEVRQHRLPLRGRLGRLIWDQWGVYTAAKAAGQPWLLLPKGFASFLRTCPVQLAAYVHDTIPLFYRERYPQAFPRGEAWYFTRCLHATLRQAKIIFTNTEFTRQCLLQTAQSVGLPIPPVVVAGIGFDEPPARFASPENRILCLASPWPHKLTTQAVDFLERWRQQEDFRGTIELVGRTPRHLALPSSPVWHAHDRLPEPVFRDLLTRSRILVYFSEIEGFGMPPVEAVLAGVVPVYSDIPAHKEVMDHTGCPFANGDYPAFVRAMETAFAVTPEQRAEWRTHLLARHHWNAVTNRVINALVC, from the coding sequence ATGCCCCTTGCGCTCACTTACGCGCTGGCCGACCAGCACTTTGAACGCACCAAATCGGTGGGTATCCTCAACCTTTCCCGCGGGTTGCTGCGCGGCCTGATGCTCCACCCCGCAACGGGCCGACTGACAGTCCTCGCCAATCCCTCCCTGCCGCTGCCCTCACCCCTGCCGCCTACGGTCGAAGTGCGTCAACACCGCCTGCCCCTGCGGGGCCGCCTGGGCCGCCTAATCTGGGACCAATGGGGTGTGTACACCGCCGCCAAAGCCGCCGGCCAGCCCTGGCTCCTGCTGCCCAAAGGCTTCGCCTCTTTTTTGCGAACCTGCCCGGTGCAACTGGCCGCGTATGTGCACGATACCATCCCGCTATTTTACCGGGAGCGTTACCCGCAGGCCTTTCCGCGCGGTGAGGCCTGGTATTTTACCCGGTGCCTTCACGCCACCCTGCGCCAGGCCAAAATCATTTTCACCAACACCGAGTTCACCCGCCAATGCCTTTTGCAGACAGCCCAAAGCGTCGGCCTGCCCATTCCCCCGGTGGTAGTGGCGGGCATTGGCTTCGATGAACCGCCCGCCCGCTTTGCATCCCCGGAGAACCGCATCCTCTGCCTTGCCAGCCCCTGGCCCCACAAACTCACCACGCAGGCGGTGGATTTTCTGGAACGCTGGCGCCAGCAGGAAGATTTCCGCGGTACCATTGAGTTGGTGGGCCGCACTCCCCGGCATCTTGCCCTGCCCTCCTCCCCCGTCTGGCACGCGCATGACCGCCTGCCCGAGCCGGTTTTCCGTGACCTGCTCACTCGTTCCCGCATTTTGGTTTATTTCAGTGAAATCGAAGGCTTCGGCATGCCCCCGGTCGAAGCCGTCCTGGCAGGAGTGGTGCCGGTTTATTCCGACATTCCAGCCCACAAGGAGGTCATGGACCACACCGGATGCCCTTTTGCCAATGGCGATTACCCCGCCTTCGTCCGCGCCATGGAAACAGCCTTCGCTGTCACACCCGAGCAACGGGCGGAATGGCGCACCCATCTGCTGGCCCGGCACCACTGGAATGCCGTCACCAACCGCGTGATTAACGCCCTGGTTTGCTAA
- a CDS encoding FAD-dependent oxidoreductase, translating to MFTSKPVCGWAFALGMALPLCGATIIETDLCVYGGTSAGIMAAVQAKRLGHSVALVEPGRFLGGLTTGGLGATDIGNKAAIGGLSREFYRRVARHYAQAAAWKYETAEEYFSRRGSGQSRASQLDGPDATMWTFEPSVARRIFEGFLQEYDIPVYREHKLTAARKTGARLVELETDRGVIFRARQFIDCTYEGDLMAKAGVAYTVGREANSLYGETLNGIRAETPKHQFLVPVDPYVKPGDPSSGLLPFIQPGDGGKPGEGDHRVQAYNYRLCFTTNAANRKPIEPPPNYDPAQYELLGRYLEALVAAGHKPTLSQFWNPIWMPNHKTDINNNGGFSTDFIGMNYDYPEADYATRERIAKAHEHYIRGFLTFLATSPRVPENMRREMQQWGMAADEFTETGGWPQALYVREARRMIGAYVMTEKNCRYQETVTDSVGLAAYNMDSHNCQRIVKNGRVENEGDVQVPPMKPYPISYRALTPKAEQCENLLVPVCLSASHIAYGSIRMEPVFMILAQSAATAASLALQKQVPVQKVDYPTLRQRLLADGQILEWTAATAAAGVEYKKLPGITVDDTDAEKAGFWHPSSMVTARLLGIGYLHDNNEHKGEASLTYKPEVPKAGDYEIILLSPPHSNRATAVPVTVNIGGRAQTFKVNQRDFASQGFISLGKFTLPAGKGLTVTVSNQGTDGFVVADGLQLKPVEAPSP from the coding sequence ATGTTCACGTCCAAACCAGTCTGCGGCTGGGCATTTGCCCTGGGCATGGCGCTTCCCCTTTGCGGCGCCACCATCATCGAAACCGACCTCTGCGTCTATGGCGGCACCTCGGCCGGCATCATGGCCGCCGTTCAGGCCAAACGCCTGGGACACTCCGTTGCCCTCGTTGAGCCAGGGCGTTTTCTGGGCGGCCTGACCACCGGCGGCCTCGGCGCCACTGACATCGGAAACAAAGCCGCCATTGGCGGGCTTTCCCGCGAATTTTACCGCCGCGTGGCCAGGCACTATGCGCAGGCCGCCGCGTGGAAATATGAAACGGCGGAGGAATACTTCTCCCGCCGCGGCAGCGGCCAGTCCCGCGCCTCGCAGCTTGACGGGCCGGACGCCACCATGTGGACCTTTGAACCCAGTGTGGCCCGCCGTATTTTTGAGGGTTTCCTCCAGGAATACGACATCCCTGTGTATCGTGAGCACAAACTCACCGCCGCCCGCAAAACGGGCGCGCGCCTCGTCGAACTGGAAACCGACCGCGGCGTCATCTTCCGCGCCCGCCAGTTTATTGACTGCACCTACGAAGGCGACTTGATGGCCAAAGCCGGCGTGGCCTACACCGTCGGGCGCGAGGCCAACTCTCTTTATGGCGAAACGCTCAATGGCATCCGGGCCGAGACTCCCAAGCATCAATTCCTGGTGCCCGTGGACCCCTACGTGAAACCTGGCGACCCCTCCAGCGGTCTCCTGCCCTTCATTCAACCGGGCGACGGCGGCAAGCCCGGGGAAGGCGACCACCGCGTGCAAGCCTACAATTACCGGCTCTGCTTCACCACCAATGCCGCCAATCGCAAACCCATTGAGCCACCGCCCAACTACGACCCCGCGCAATACGAGCTGCTCGGACGTTACCTCGAAGCGCTGGTGGCCGCCGGACATAAACCCACGCTCAGCCAGTTCTGGAATCCCATCTGGATGCCCAACCACAAAACAGACATCAACAACAATGGTGGCTTTTCCACGGATTTCATCGGGATGAATTACGATTATCCCGAGGCGGATTATGCCACGCGGGAACGCATTGCGAAGGCACATGAGCACTACATCCGCGGCTTCCTCACCTTCCTGGCCACCAGCCCGCGGGTGCCGGAAAACATGCGCCGGGAGATGCAGCAATGGGGCATGGCCGCCGATGAATTCACCGAAACCGGCGGCTGGCCGCAGGCCCTGTATGTGCGCGAGGCCCGCCGCATGATTGGCGCTTACGTCATGACCGAAAAAAATTGCCGGTACCAGGAAACCGTCACCGACTCCGTCGGCCTGGCGGCCTATAACATGGATTCCCACAACTGCCAGCGCATCGTCAAAAATGGCCGCGTGGAAAATGAAGGCGACGTGCAGGTGCCGCCCATGAAGCCCTATCCCATCAGTTACCGCGCCCTTACTCCCAAGGCCGAGCAATGCGAAAACCTGCTCGTGCCCGTGTGCCTCTCCGCCTCCCACATTGCCTATGGCTCCATCCGCATGGAGCCGGTTTTTATGATTCTGGCTCAAAGCGCCGCCACCGCCGCTTCGCTCGCCTTGCAAAAACAAGTGCCCGTGCAAAAAGTGGACTACCCCACCCTCCGCCAGCGCCTGTTGGCCGACGGCCAAATCCTCGAATGGACCGCCGCCACGGCAGCCGCAGGGGTGGAGTATAAAAAACTGCCCGGCATCACCGTGGATGACACCGACGCGGAAAAAGCCGGCTTCTGGCATCCTTCCAGCATGGTCACCGCCCGCCTGCTGGGCATCGGTTACCTCCACGACAACAACGAGCACAAGGGCGAAGCCTCCCTTACCTACAAACCCGAAGTGCCCAAGGCCGGGGATTACGAAATCATCCTGCTCTCTCCCCCCCACAGCAACCGCGCCACCGCCGTGCCGGTCACGGTCAACATCGGCGGGCGCGCGCAGACCTTCAAGGTCAACCAGCGCGATTTTGCCTCGCAAGGATTCATCTCTTTGGGCAAATTTACCCTGCCCGCCGGCAAGGGTCTGACCGTCACAGTGTCCAATCAGGGCACTGATGGTTTCGTGGTGGCGGACGGTTTGCAGCTCAAACCGGTGGAAGCACCCTCTCCGTAA